The sequence tatttctccatctttttctagttttcttttgagagattcgagttCAGCGGATTGAAGAACATCTTTCTTCTCCCCGATCGGATCAAATTGGTATTAGAGCTTCGGTCCTATGGGAGCTTTAGTGCATGGTCCACATACGCGAGCGATTTAAGCAATCAGGAGAAGGGCTATTCATACTTGAACTACATTAAAGAACAAAGGCAAGTATGGTTGCTATTTCTACCTCAACGGATGAGGCGATGATGGAACATCTTATACAACTAGAGGAGAAGATAGCCCAATTCACTAAGATCGTGTCTCGATTGGTGACATCATCAACACAAGCACAAACAACTTTATCTTCAAGTAAAACCAAGCGGTTCAGCTACAAGGCAGGAAAGCAAGCGTTTCCCATCTTTAGTTTTGATTTAGTAGGAGCTAAATCCCTAAACAATGGGAGCTATGATCCAAGGGCATCATCAAACTCAATGTggatcaccaaactcgatgtggaccagtttggccactacgagtatTTGGAAAGAATACCAAATTTGATGTGAACCAGTTTGGCTACTGGAGTATTAGGAATCTATGGTAAAGGATCAACTTTGAGTACGTTTCCATACTGGGGCATCAGCAATCCTTGACGGCAGGATGTGGGCCAACAGGTCATGCAAGCTGTCAAGCTGTGCCATCTGATACTGGGAAAGAGGACCGTGCAGCTTAAAACTCCAACTGCGATTTTCTCCAACTCCACTGAGAGGCTACTGAAACGTTGACTTTAATAGCTCCAGAGAACGTatcaccaaacaagaggcataaaGGAAAGGGGCCAACCTAAGAATCTTCACAAAATCTGATATGATTGCCTTCTTTCCCAATCAGAAACTGGTGCAATTCCAAAATGCTGCGAGGTCCTTGTTGAATGCGACAACAATGAAATCCGCTGACAGAGTGACTACCAATaaaaaaaagcaataaaaaaaaagacccTAATTTTTTCCTTCTAATCTTCATTACGATAAATTAAGAAATCAAGAGATCTCATGAATTTCACAATGATATAACTTACATTGTTCAAATGCTCCGTTGCATCCTTGCCTAGAATGCCAATGCAACGCGTTGCAGTAATTGATCCAGCACCAGTCAAGAGAAGTACACTTAGGACTGGTACTGATGCAGTGATGAAAAGATTGAAGAGGCCCATATGGAAATCAGCTGCAAGAGTTTCCCAACTAATTCTTCTGGAGAAAAGGATCCTGATCAGCTACTGTGGTAAAATTTCAACTACTGGAGAACAAGAAATTGATCATTTTGTCAGTTAAAAGTGGTTCTTTTAgttgaatgtatgaaaatattgTCTCTGATGAATCATGCCTAATTACATATTTTTCATCCTTTTTCTCCGATGGCCAAGCTTATCTTTGCTGATTTCTGCCGTTTTAAGTTCCTCACTACCATTGCAACCCATTCTTAGCTAACTCATTGATAACCCCAATTATATTCCCCGGCTCCACAGACAGCATATAGCTTTCGAGTTCTGTTCTTTCATAAACACGCATCACACCAAGTAAGAGCACATATCCTctagggggcgtttggtaacccccacaggatcaccacggtgatctaagatTCTTGATGATCCGAATGCTGGGGTGATTTGATTCCTAATGATCTAAGATCAATATGTTTGGTAGGCCATGGTCCAGTGATTACAAATTTTCGgatatccatgagtaacttgtttggtatggtacgggaatccaagatcaccgaccgcataataccacaaatacccctgatatatcttagatggattttttatgtatttttaattcttatgaatcaaaaatataagtcaatatgctaattcGTATAACAGCTctataattttgtcatatattctacttttagtagcaaACAATTCTATTGACCACCCATCTAGATTCTAGAGGGTTTGAAGATGGACATGAGGTAGGAAGGGAATGCTGAGAGAATGGAGTTGACAAGAGTGACTCTTCCTCCCCAAGAGAGCAGTCTCCCTTTCCGTGTCATAAGTCTAGTACTCATCTTCTCCAAGAGTGGCAACCAACATTGTTTCATATCCTTGTTATAATATACGGGCAACCAAGATATGTGAATGGAGGGAGCTGGTCGTAATATATTAGAACTActataaccatctagcaattaATTGGACTATTACATAGAATTACAGCTTTTTTGAATTAGATAATAAGCATCCTACACCAATGATTCAAGTTATTTGATGCAATCTGCTTTCTCTAAACTGCTcatacacatacacacataGAGAGACTTTGGAGTGGAGGACCCCAGCTTAGATCATTGCTATGGGACCCCCATCATCCGATCTACTACCTAACAAAATTTGAGTAAAGGACTATTCGCGTATATCTAAGTCTCTCTCCTTTGTAGAATAACTCGCTACCCAAAGTAGATTGATCGTGTAGATCCAAAAACTAAAACAAACACTGCGCATAAAATAGTATTTGTAGAAaattacaaaaagaaaatattagtaaaagcaaaaaataggaagagaaaataaatttactcaaaataaaataaaggccGAAACAATAAATTTGGCTCTTCTTACAAAGAAGTCTCAAGTCTTTCCAAGATATCTTTCCTCAGCTCTAAGTTTTCACATAACACTCTCTCTCTATTGTAAAACCACACTCTCTTTTCCATTACATGACAAAAATATCGCCATCTCCTACTAAAAGATGAGTAAAGGACTTCcgacatctatatatatatatatatatatatatatagagagagagagagagagatacatATGTATTTGCTTGAAATTCTTATTCCGTATCTTAAAGAAGGATCTTAGCTTCTACTCTTTCATTCAAAGCAGATTACTTAAAAtattgaaagaaaagaagagataaatctAGCCTATCTATTTTTGGGAGAGCATTTCTTTTAGGAAGTAAGCTATAATCATTCACCTATTTGGATCCAGGATCAGTCCGTTACTTCGGATTTATTTGATTTGGTGTAAGTACCCAAACTAGTTATAATTGGACTTATCGCCTTCTGTGTGCAGTTTCTACATCACATTATACTCTCTCTTCCATGTTTCATGAACACCATGGCGGCCCAGCCTACCCGCGCATCGTACTTGGAAAGAGTCTCAAGGCATGGAGCAAGCCACGCACTAAAGTTTGCAGGAGAACGAGGCCAACCGCCCCTGCTATTCTACTAAACAAAGGCTCTGGTCCATTTACAATCAGCCAGAAGAAGTTAAGTGGATTAGACGGTCAGGCCTTGGGATCTTTATTTTACTTATAAAAAAAACATCCCACCGTAGGATGTGGACCACGGATCCTACGGTAATTACAACTGCAAAGAAGATTATTGATGAAGAATTCTTCGTTCATTTTAGGAATGGTTGATTTTCATTCATAACATCGACCATTGGTCCCACCATGTATAGATGTCAAAGCAATTCACATCTATCAAATCTAATTGACAAAATAATACATAacccatttataattttgtcCCCACCCCCGGATGGCTGCTTTTCCAGCCTTCCTTatcaacgaaaaaaaaaaatagtgtccCTACCCAAAACCGGATTAATTATGATAATATCTGATGGACACTCATTTATTTCAAGTTAGGTGAATCGGTTGGCACGAAACAGCAtcaatcaataaatcttgatcaTATTGGTGCAACTTAAGACCATGATCGATCTGGGGGAACTCTAAAAGCCCAAAATAGGATGTGCACAATGGAGGTGCAGTGTTAATCCAATCTCGCCATCGAGGCTACTGGGACTAAGGTGACTGGCCCGGCTTGGAAGACTTGGTCTCTAGGTCTGGATCATGGATCTTCTCCAAGATTCCTGATACAAGGTACATGTAAGTCCAGTACATTCATTACCATTCCGTAAATGTTTGACGACCGTGATTGATCAATGGGTCCTATTTGTACAATCCTTGAGTAGAAAGAATTCGAACTCCCCTTCAAAACATCACAATTATTGGTGTTAGGGCGAAGCTAATTAGCATGCATGGTATGGACATGATGATTGGATCAGAATTCAGAATTCCCATCATCAGTACGCAATCGCTTGCACATGAAGGCTTGCATGACCATTCTGTAAATGACTAGGAGAGCTTGGCACACACCGATCACGCCCTTGTAGACAAGAAATTATTAGAAAGTATACCTATTTTTCGGATAGGTGTTACATCATCGGACTTCAAGTCGTTTCTTTCCGGCAAAAAAACAATTAATCTTCTACCATGACATCGTCTATTAGATCGCACCCAGCACAGATCTCAAATCAATCTAAACATCATTAATTAGGCTGTATGGATCGATCTCGAAGCGATATTCGCATGATCTATCGGTGGATTCACGCAAAGGAAGGTGAATACTTCAGCGCGAAGGATACAACCTCTGCCCTTGACGAAATAGCCAGTGTTTGGCCCCAGACCTCTTAATGACACATTATCTTTTCTACAATGACCGGTCAACGCTCTTCTTGTTGCAGAACACATGGGGATTTTTAATAGGTCCGATCTGAGCAACCTATTAACTTTTTGGCAGTGATAGGTCAATGATCTCGCCGTCGCAGAACATATGGGAATTTTGAATAGGTCCGGCTAGATGATGCGGCCCAACTGTCACCTTatcttttaatttatccaacaaATCAACCCTCAAGGTTCCAAGTACTATGAGCTTTATAACTTTAGAAGATTCAAAAATCGTATTGAGTCCGCACCCTTTTCTTCGATATGGAGCTGTTTGGGAAGATGTGCAAGCTCCATGCAGCCCTACTCTTTCTCTCCTTGAtcctttcctctctcttctctctctccgtTGGAGGCGACATCCTGACTCCAACCCAGCCCCTTCGCGACGGCCAAATCTTGATCTCATCTGGGGAGAGATTCGCCTTAGGCTTCTTCAGCCCTGTCAGCACTAACAATCGTTATGTCGGCATATGGTACAAGGTCCTACCTCGTACCATCCTATGGGTTGCCAATCGCCAGCACCCGATCTCTGAGCGCAACGGCAGCCTGTCGATCACCGCCAATGGAACTCTCATCATCACCGACCAGAACTCTAAAACCATCTGGTCCTCGGGCCTCGCCAGTCCAGTCGCGCAACTCTTAGACGACGGCAATTTCATCGTTAAAGAGGCTAAGGGCGACAGTAATATTGTTCCAGGGAGCCTTGCATGGCAGAGCTTCGACTACCCGACCGACACTCTGCTCGCGGGAATGAAGTTCGGGTGGAACCTAACGAGTGGCCTCAACCGTAACTTCACATCATGGGCCAGTCCTAGCGACCCAGCGCTGGGCTCCTACACCGTGGTTGTAGATCTCCGTGGCGTCCCCCAGATAATTTTGTTGGAAGACTCAAAGCAACTGACGCGTGCCGGGCCATGGAACGGGCAATTCTTCAGTGGCGACCCGGATATTAGGGCCATGGACGGTAATGTCTTCACAGCGGACTTTGTCATCAAGAACGACGAGGTCTTCTACATGTACAACACCAGCACGTCCATCATCACGAGGCTTACAGTGGACTACACCGGCCATATCCAACGCCTTATCTGGCTCAATGACAGCCAAATGTGGAGTGTCTACATGTCTAGGCCGAAGGACCTATGCGATTATATGTCACAATGTGGGGCTTACGGGGTCTGTAATCCGGACGACTCACCGGTATGTAGTTGTTTGCAGGGATTTAAGCCTAAGTCACCAAGAAATTGGGATCTCAGGGAAGGGAAAGATGGGTGTGCAAGGATGACAGAGCTGGACTGTCGAAACGGGACTGATGGGTTTGCGACAATAGAGAAGGCAAAGCTGCCGGACACGTCGAGGTCGACGATGGACAGGAGCATGAGACTGGATGAGTGTGGGGCGATGTGCTTGAGGAATTGTTCATGCACGGCCTATGCTAGTGCTAATATCGATGGGACCGGATGCATAATTTGGACGACGGAGCTTACTGATATTAGGGTGTTTACTTTTGGTGGACAAGATCTCTACGTCCGACTAGCAGCGGCCGATCTTGGTATGTATTGTTTCATTTACTGGGGTCAGCAACTGCACACTAGAAATATTTATACCATTGGACCAATGCAAGCTGGAAATCGGCAGATGTCTTCACCCCGGTGTTGGTGCCGGTGCCGGTGCCAGTTTGTACTAGTTCAAAGGTGGACTTTGTATGTTGTTATAGGGTGTATGCAGTCCAGTTTGTTCTGTTTGGTGTGAGTCTGGCTTGGCTTAGGGGTCGGGTGTAGTAAACACATTACCTGTTGGTGGGGACATAGGAAATCGACTTGAGAAACCGATGGGACAGCTAACTAACCGTGTTTTCATTTTAATTCGGGGGAAGGCGACCACTGACTTTAGCGTTTGCTACTTTAATGAAATTCCGAAAATTTGACTTGGtagtttgggctcaaaatggaC is a genomic window of Phoenix dactylifera cultivar Barhee BC4 chromosome 4, palm_55x_up_171113_PBpolish2nd_filt_p, whole genome shotgun sequence containing:
- the LOC103697499 gene encoding G-type lectin S-receptor-like serine/threonine-protein kinase At4g27290 isoform X4 is translated as MELFGKMCKLHAALLFLSLILSSLFSLSVGGDILTPTQPLRDGQILISSGERFALGFFSPVSTNNRYVGIWYKVLPRTILWVANRQHPISERNGSLSITANGTLIITDQNSKTIWSSGLASPVAQLLDDGNFIVKEAKGDSNIVPGSLAWQSFDYPTDTLLAGMKFGWNLTSGLNRNFTSWASPSDPALGSYTVVVDLRGVPQIILLEDSKQLTRAGPWNGQFFSGDPDIRAMDGNVFTADFVIKNDEVFYMYNTSTSIITRLTVDYTGHIQRLIWLNDSQMWSVYMSRPKDLCDYMSQCGAYGVCNPDDSPVCSCLQGFKPKSPRNWDLREGKDGCARMTELDCRNGTDGFATIEKAKLPDTSRSTMDRSMRLDECGAMCLRNCSCTAYASANIDGTGCIIWTTELTDIRVFTFGGQDLYVRLAAADLALGSDHSHSHTIAGIVVGSIAGILLLAVAAICVRMKRRRRTAATLGGIPFASHRNNEYKDGKNWELPLFDLGTIIAATDNFSIKNKLGKGGFGPVYKGMLGEEQEIAVKRLSKTSAQGTDEFMNEVMLIAKLQHRNLVRLLGCCSQGEERMLVYEYMPNKSLDAFLFDKDKGVLLDWQTRYNIIEGIAQGLLYLHRDSRLRIIHRDLKASNILLDKDMNPKISDFGLARIFRGDETALNTRRVVGTYGYMSPEYAMDGVFSVKFDVFSFGVLVLEIISGKKNRGVSISEYEGNLLAHAWSLWMHGNGLELVDKSISHSISMVEALNCIKVGLLSVQESPKDRPTMSSVVLMLGSKDASLPDPKHPGFFPTKASSKTESSKSKTNSASINELSVTIVEGR